One genomic region from Saccharomyces cerevisiae S288C chromosome XI, complete sequence encodes:
- a CDS encoding uncharacterized protein (hypothetical protein; the authentic, non-tagged protein is detected in highly purified mitochondria in high-throughput studies), which yields MIGKRFFQTTSKKIAFAFDIDGVLFRGKKPIAGASDALKLLNRNKIPYILLTNGGGFSERARTEFISSKLDVDVSPLQIIQSHTPYKSLVNKYSRILAVGTPSVRGVAEGYGFQDVVHQTDIVRYNRDIAPFSGLSDEQVMEYSRDIPDLTTKKFDAVLVFNDPHDWAADIQIISDAINSENGMLNTLRNEKSGKPSIPIYFSNQDLLWANPYKLNRFGQGAFRLLVRRLYLELNGEPLQDYTLGKPTKLTYDFAHHVLIDWEKRLSGKIGQSVKQKLPLLGTKPSTSPFHAVFMVGDNPASDIIGAQNYGWNSCLVKTGVYNEGDDLKECKPTLIVNDVFDAVTKTLEKYA from the coding sequence ATGATTGGCAAACGGTTTTTCCAAACAACAAGTAAAAAGATTGCTTTTGCATTCGATATTGATGGTGTGTTGTTCAGGGGCAAAAAGCCAATTGCTGGTGCCAGCGACGCATTGAAGCTGTTGAACCGAAATAAAATTCCATATATTTTACTCACTAATGGTGGAGGGTTCTCTGAAAGGGCACGGACAGAGTTTATCTCGAGTAAATTGGACGTTGATGTATCACCCTTGcaaattattcaaagtCATACTCCTTACAAGTCCCTTGTTAACAAATATTCAAGGATCTTGGCCGTTGGTACACCTTCCGTGAGAGGCGTTGCAGAAGGCTACGGATTTCAAGATGTTGTTCACCAAACGGATATTGTAAGATACAATAGGGACATTGCACCATTTAGTGGGCTATCTGATGAACAAGTGATGGAGTACTCAAGGGATATTCCAGATTTAACCACTAAGAAATTCGATGCCGTCTTGGTATTTAACGATCCTCATGATTGGGCTGCCGATATACAAATCATCTCAGATGCAATCAACAGCGAAAATGGGATGTTAAATACCTTGAGAAACGAAAAGAGTGGCAAACCTTCCATCCCCATTTACTTTTCGAACCAGGATTTACTGTGGGCCAATCCTTATAAATTGAATAGATTTGGACAAGGTGCCTTCCGCTTACTAGTTAGAAGGCTTTATCTCGAGTTAAATGGTGAACCCTTGCAAGATTATACTTTGGGTAAGCCTACAAAGTTGACTTATGATTTCGCTCATCATGTTCTCATTGATTGGGAAAAAAGACTAAGCGGGAAAATAGGCCAATCTGTGAAGCAAAAACTGCCACTCTTAGGCACGAAACCTTCAACTTCTCCATTCCATGCGGTTTTTATGGTAGGTGATAATCCTGCAAGTGACATCATTGGAGCTCAAAATTACGGTTGGAACAGTTGTTTGGTGAAGACAGGTGTGTATAACGAAGGTGATGACTTAAAGGAATGTAAGCCTACCTTGATCGTGAATGATGTATTTGATGCGGTTACTAAAACGTTAGAAAAGTACGCATGA
- the DRE2 gene encoding electron carrier DRE2 (Component of the cytosolic Fe-S protein assembly (CIA) machinery; contains an Fe-S cluster that receives electrons from NADPH via the action of Tah18p in an early step in the CIA pathway; ortholog of human Ciapin1; protein abundance increases in response to DNA replication stress; inviability of the null mutant is functionally complemented by human CIAPIN1) has product MSQYKTGLLLIHPAVTTTPELVENTKAQAASKKVKFVDQFLINKLNDGSITLENAKYETVHYLTPEAQTDIKFPKKLISVLADSLKPNGSLIGLSDIYKVDALINGFEIINEPDYCWIKMDSSKLNQTVSIPLKKKKTNNTKLQSGSKLPTFKKASSSTSNLPSFKKADHSRQPIVKETDSFKPPSFKMTTEPKVYRVVDDLIEDSDDDDFSSDSSKAQYFDQVDTSDDSIEEEELIDEDGSGKSMITMITCGKSKTKKKKACKDCTCGMKEQEENEINDIRSQQDKVVKFTEDELTEIDFTIDGKKVGGCGSCSLGDAFRCSGCPYLGLPAFKPGQPINLDSISDDL; this is encoded by the coding sequence ATGTCACAATACAAAACTGGTTTACTTTTAATACATCCGGCGGTGACTACAACGCCAGAGCTAGTAGAGAACACTAAGGCTCAAGCTGCATCAAAGAAAGTCAAGTTCGTGGACCAGTTTTTAATCAATAAACTAAATGATGGGTCCATAACTTTGGAAAACGCAAAATATGAAACAGTACACTATTTGACGCCAGAAGCCCAGACTGATATTAAGTTTCCGAAAAAGTTAATTTCTGTCTTAGCTGACTCATTGAAACCAAACGGCTCACTAATTGGTTTAAGTGATATTTATAAAGTAGATGCATTAATCAATGGGTTTGAAATAATTAACGAACCAGATTATTGCTGGATTAAAATGGATTCCTCTAAACTAAACCAAACTGTTTCTATAccactgaaaaaaaagaaaacgaacAATACTAAGCTACAGAGTGGTAGTAAGCTACCAACTTTTAAAAAAGCTAGTTCTTCAACCTCTAATTTACCCTCATTCAAAAAAGCAGATCACAGTAGGCAACCTATAGTTAAGGAAACAGACAGCTTCAAACCACCTAGTTTCAAAATGACCACTGAACCAAAAGTCTACCGAGTCGTAGACGACCTGATTGAGGATAgcgatgatgatgatttctCTAGTGACTCTTCCAAAGCCCAATATTTTGATCAAGTGGATACCAGCGATGATtccattgaagaagaagaattaatCGACGAGGATGGTTCTGGTAAGTCAATGATTACTATGATTACATGCGGTAAATCCAAAActaagaagaagaaggctTGTAAAGATTGCACCTGTGGTATGAAAGAAcaggaagaaaatgaaataaacGATATAAGATCTCAACAAGATAAAGTTGTCAAATTTACAGAAGACGAGTTGACCGAGATTGATTTCACTATCGATGGGAAGAAAGTTGGCGGCTGTGGTTCTTGTTCTCTAGGGGATGCCTTTAGATGTAGTGGTTGTCCCTACTTGGGTCTTCCTGCTTTCAAGCCTGGTCAACCTATCAATTTGGACAGCATTTCAGATGACTTGTAA
- the SIS2 gene encoding phosphopantothenoylcysteine decarboxylase complex subunit SIS2 (Negative regulatory subunit of protein phosphatase 1 (Ppz1p); involved in coenzyme A biosynthesis; subunit of the phosphopantothenoylcysteine decarboxylase (PPCDC: Cab3p, Sis2p, Vhs3p) complex and the CoA-Synthesizing Protein Complex (CoA-SPC: Cab2p, Cab3p, Cab4p, Cab5p, Sis2p and Vhs3p); dose-dependent regulator of replicative lifespan; SIS2 has a paralog, VHS3, that arose from the whole genome duplication), whose protein sequence is MTAVASTSGKQDADHNQSIECPRFSRGQKEILLDHEDAKGKDSIINSPVSGRQSISPTLSNATTTTTKSIMNATGTSGAVVSNTPEPGLKRVPAVTFSDLKQQQKQDSLTQLKNDSERTKSPNSNPAPVSNSIPGNHAVIPNHTNTSRTTQLSGSPLVNEMKDYDPKKKDSALKIVDTMKPDKIMATSTPISRENNKVTAKAPTSITLRKEDAQDQANNVSGQINVRSTPEETPVKQSVIPSIIPKRENSKNLDPRLPQDDGKLHVLFGATGSLSVFKIKPMIKKLEEIYGRDRISIQVILTQSATQFFEQRYTKKIIKSSEKLNKMSQYESTPATPVTPTPGQCNMAQVVELPPHIQLWTDQDEWDAWKQRTDPVLHIELRRWADILVVAPLTANTLSKIALGLCDNLLTSVIRAWNPSYPILLAPSMVSSTFNSMMTKKQLQTIKEEMSWVTVFKPSEKVMDINGDIGLGGMMDWNEIVNKIVMKLGGYPKNNEEEDDDEDEEEDDDEEEDTEDKNENNNDDDDDDDDDDDDDDDDDDDDDDDDEDEDEAETPGIIDKHQ, encoded by the coding sequence ATGACTGCCGTCGCCTCTACTAGCGGGAAGCAAGATGCTGACCATAACCAGTCTATAGAGTGTCCAAGGTTTTCGCGTGGACAGAAAGAGATTTTGTTGGACCATGAGGATGCGAAGGGGAAGGATTCAATAATCAACTCCCCCGTGTCAGGGAGGCAATCAATAAGCCCTACTTTGTCgaatgctactaccacgACTACGAAATCTATTATGAATGCCACCGGCACCTCCGGCGCAGTAGTAAGTAATACTCCGGAGCCTGGTTTGAAGAGAGTCCCCGCCGTCACTTTCAGTGATCTAAAGCAACAGCAAAAGCAGGATAGTCTGACTCAGCTGAAGAACGACTCAGAAAGGACCAAGTCTCCAAATAGTAATCCTGCTCCTGTCTCAAATTCCATTCCTGGCAATCATGCAGTTATACCGAACCACACCAACACTTCAAGAACAACGCAATTATCTGGGTCTCCACTCGTCAACGAAATGAAAGATTATGATCCtaagaaaaaagacagTGCTCTTAAAATAGTTGATACCATGAAGCCTGACAAAATCATGGCCACTTCAACGCCAATAAGtagagaaaataataagGTAACCGCCAAAGCCCCCACCAGTATTACACTTCGAAAGGAAGATGCACAAGATCAAGCTAACAATGTTTCAGGCCAAATTAATGTGCGTTCTACCCCGGAAGAAACGCCAGTGAAGCAGTCCGTCATTCCTTCCATCATCCCCAAAAGAGAGAACTCCAAGAATTTGGATCCCAGACTACCTCAAGATGATGGAAAATTGCACGTGTTGTTTGGCGCTACAGGTTCGTTATCGGTATTTAAGATCAAGCCAATGATTAAAAAACtagaagaaatatatgGACGTGATAGAATAAGCATTCAAGTTATCCTCACTCAATCAGCAACACAGTTTTTCGAACAAAGATATACCaagaaaattatcaaatctTCAGAAAAACTAAATAAAATGTCGCAGTACGAATCCACTCCGGCAACTCCAGTGACACCAACACCAGGACAATGCAACATGGCTCAAGTAGTCGAGTTACCCCCACATATTCAACTATGGACCGACCAAGATGAATGGGACGCATGGAAACAACGAACTGATCCTGTACTTCATATAGAACTACGTCGCTGGGCGGATATACTGGTAGTAGCTCCATTAACTGCAAAcacattatcaaaaattgcTTTGGGCCTGTGCGACAATCTTCTGACAAGTGTCATTAGAGCTTGGAATCCGAGTTATCCCATTCTTTTGGCACCTTCTATGGTGAGTAGCACTTTTAATTCTATGATGACAAAGAAGCAACTACAAACGATAAAGGAGGAAATGTCCTGGGTCACTGTTTTCAAGCCGTCTGAGAAAGTTATGGATATAAATGGTGATATTGGTCTCGGGGGTATGATGGACTGGAATGAGATTGTTAACAAAATCGTTATGAAATTGGGTGGGTACCCAAAAAATAACGAGGAAGAGGACgatgatgaggatgaggaagaagacgacgacgaagaagaagatacAGAAGATAAGAACGAAAACAAcaacgatgatgatgacgatgacgacgatgacgacgacgacgacgacgacgacgacgacgacgacgacgatgatgacgagGACGAGGACGAAGCAGAAACCCCAGGTATAATAGATAAGCATCAATAA
- a CDS encoding uncharacterized protein (hypothetical protein; conserved across S. cerevisiae strains) — protein MIVFDVSLMIIIIFSFAFNMSQSNILMLYNSPHVLVGSDARNFFSCKKWHRCFSGEVILEEKKSQSALGSRSLTCTCPLISAVQLHLERSFFSLAFFAVILLYIPG, from the coding sequence ATGATCGTCTTTGATGTATCTCTAATgatcattattattttttcttttgcttttaaCATGAGTCAAAGCAATATTCTTATGTTATATAACTCACCCCATGTGCTCGTGGGCAGTGACGCACGcaactttttctcttgCAAAAAATGGCATCGATGCTTTTCTGGGGAGGTGATATTAGAGGAGAAGAAGTCACAGAGTGCTCTTGGATCACGATCCCTCACTTGTACTTGTCCACTTATCAGCGCCGTCCAGTTACATTTGGAGagatctttttttagcCTGGCCTTCTTTGCTGTCATACTACTTTATATTCCGGgataa
- the AIM29 gene encoding Aim29p (Zpr1p co-chaperone; recognizes eEF1A in GTP-bound, pre-hydrolysis conformation, dampens folding complex GTPase activity to drive client release from Zpr1p), protein MNSTKRLKMSTTFHDYDLEEPLTSNARPLKNSVITIRVIKSFPYRNVKNIVLHDYDLADKTAKDLFNDVLNKIQNEGSFRPFRNVKFDTLKIYTHAHGSKTVNLVINFDHDDDWTLDIENDKKKLFEYGIENETEISLFNKEDYLRFKENPEEKW, encoded by the coding sequence ATGAATTCAACTAAAAGGCTGAAAATGTCAACAACCTTTCATGATTATGACTTGGAAGAGCCATTAACCTCAAATGCCAGACCACTAAAGAACTCCGTTATTACAATCCGAGTAATAAAATCTTTCCCATATAGAAACGTCAAGAACATAGTGCTGCACGATTACGATCTTGCTGATAAAACTGCAAAGGACCTGTTCAATGACgttttgaacaaaattcaaaatgaagGTTCATTCAGACCATTCCGTAATGTTAAGTTTGATACTTTAAAGATATACACGCACGCACATGGTTCCAAGACGGTTAATCTCGTGATCAATTTTGACCACGATGACGACTGGACTTTAGACATAGAgaatgacaaaaaaaagctgTTCGAGTATGGCATTGAGAATGAAACCGAAATTTCGCTTTTCAACAAAGAGGATTACCTAAGGTTTAAAGAAAACcctgaagaaaaatggtgA
- a CDS encoding uncharacterized protein (hypothetical protein; similar to Reg1p; expression regulated by glucose and Rgt1p; GFP-fusion protein is induced in response to the DNA-damaging agent MMS; YKR075C has a paralog, YOR062C, that arose from the whole genome duplication) — MTSLDDTIISYQNIMLLDNMTNYNKPAIDYFHHEFNDASLEISASWTLLLKMRKHKLLRLPSCSSEDVLDYNMYLVRLHHCLWRRWSINHYGLQNSKSNPLSINWNKETDVTVLYGPDLTNIDSNENEISPVQNQIDQKQTKNLKSALKKNTECWVTEEVDEINASIESNDNALVKLEDISCPSSVDSHTSSIFDQHSTCTKISSIDEDSEDLMNEKKEQFPRKLKFNQAVMKREIDSKGTIRESLININDIQHSRHHRRHHRRHHHHHHQNSSHSDETIKEAHYEFSNYTFGTMEEDIFYRNQVVF, encoded by the coding sequence ATGACTAGTTTGGACGATACAATAATTTCGTACCAGAATATAATGTTACTGGATAACATGACCAACTACAACAAGCCTGCGATTGACTATTTCCATCATGAATTTAATGATGCAAGCTTGGAAATATCGGCTTCATGGACACTACTATTGAAGATGCGCAAACATAAACTACTTCGATTACCAAGTTGCTCTTCAGAGGACGTGCTAGATTACAACATGTACCTCGTTAGGCTACATCATTGCCTCTGGAGGCGTTGGTCCATAAATCACTATGGTTTACAGAACTCCAAATCCAATCCACTGTCCATCAACTGGAACAAAGAAACCGATGTAACGGTGTTGTACGGTCCAGATTTGACTAACATAGATAGTAATGAAAACGAAATATCGCCGGTCCAGAACCAAATTGACCagaaacaaacaaaaaatctaaaatctgctttaaagaaaaatacggAATGCTGGGTAACCGAGGAGGTGGATGAGATTAACGCTTCTATAGAGAGCAATGACAACGCTTTGGTGAAATTAGAAGACATTTCATGCCCATCGTCTGTTGATTCTCACACGTCTTCCATTTTCGACCAGCATTCTACATGCACTAAAATTTCCTCCATAGATGAAGATTCTGAAGACCTTATGAACGAAAAGAAGGAACAATTCCCCAGGAAGTTGAAGTTTAACCAAGCCGTGATGAAGAGGGAGATCGACTCAAAGGGGACTATCCGCGAATCCCTCATCAACATAAACGATATCCAACATTCCCGCCACCATCGCCGTCACCATCGTCGCCATCATCACCATCACCATCAAAATAGTTCTCATTCTGATGaaacaataaaagaagCTCATTATGAGTTCAGCAACTATACATTTGGCACTATGGAAGAAGACATTTTTTATAGGAACCAGGTTGTTTTTTAA
- the ECM4 gene encoding S-glutathionyl-(chloro)hydroquinone reductase (S-glutathionyl-(chloro)hydroquinone reductase (GS-HQR); glutathione transferase involved in cell-surface biosynthesis and architecture; catalyzes glutathione (GSH)-dependent reduction of GS-trichloro-p-hydroquinone to trichloro-p-hydroquinone; expression upregulated upon exposure to genotoxic agents, such as methyl methanesulfonate, cisplatin and bleomycin; not an essential gene; similar to YGR154C; green fluorescent protein (GFP)-fusion protein localizes to cytoplasm), which produces MSKQWASGTNGAFKRQVSSFRETISKQHPIYKPAKGRYWLYVSLACPWAHRTLITRALKGLTSVIGCSVVHWHLDEKGWRFLDMEKQLEDSEDFLEHWHDVAGGIRTAKEDSSKSFAEIKNDSQRFMVDATNEPHYGYKRISDLYYKSDPQYSARFTVPVLWDLETQTIVNNESSEIIRILNSSAFDEFVDDDHKKTDLVPAQLKTQIDDFNSWVYDSINNGVYKTGFAEKAEVYESEVNNVFEHLDKVEKILSDKYSKLKAKYGEEDRQKILGEFFTVGDQLTEADIRLYTTVIRFDPVYVQHFKCNFTSIRAGYPFIHLWVRNLYWNYDAFRYTTDFDHIKLHYTRSHTRINPLGITPLGPKPDIRPL; this is translated from the coding sequence ATGTCGAAACAGTGGGCGAGTGGTACAAACGGAGCTTTCAAAAGACAGGTTTCGTCCTTCAGAGAAACAATCTCTAAGCAACACCCAATTTATAAGCCAGCAAAGGGAAGATATTGGTTGTATGTTTCACTTGCATGCCCATGGGCCCATAGAACACTAATTACGAGGGCTTTGAAGGGATTAACCTCTGTTATAGGATGTAGCGTAGTCCATTGGCACCTTGACGAGAAAGGATGGAGATTTTTGGACATGGAAAAGCAATTGGAGGACAgtgaagattttttggaacATTGGCACGATGTTGCAGGTGGTATTAGAACTGCTAAAGAGGATTCCAGCAAGAGCTTCGCCGAGATCAAGAATGACAGTCAAAGATTCATGGTTGATGCTACCAATGAGCCTCACTATGGATACAAGAGAATCAGTGACTTATATTACAAGAGCGATCCTCAATACTCGGCAAGGTTCACCGTCCCAGTCCTGTGGGACTTAGAAACCCAAACAATTGTTAACAACGAAAGTAGCGAAATTATAAGGATTTTGAACTCTAGTGCGTTCGATGAATTTGTCGACGACGATCACAAGAAAACGGACCTTGTTCCTGCTCAGTTGAAAACACAGATCGATGACTTCAATTCTTGGGTTTACGACAGCATCAACAATGGTGTATACAAGACCGGATTCGCAGAGAAAGCAGAAGTTTACGAAAGTGAAGTCAACAACGTATTTGAACATTTGGACAAAGTGGAGAAAATCCTGAGTGACAAATATTCCAAATTGAAGGCCAAATACGGTGAAGAAGATAGACAAAAAATCTTGGGTGAGTTCTTCACTGTGGGTGATCAATTAACAGAAGCTGACATTAGATTGTATACTACCGTCATAAGATTCGATCCTGTGTACGTCCAACATTTCAAATGCAATTTTACCTCTATTAGAGCCGGATATCCATTTATTCATTTGTGGGTAAGAAATTTATACTGGAATTATGATGCCTTCAGGTACACAACAGATTTTGACCATATCAAGTTACACTACACGCGTTCCCACACAAGGATCAACCCCTTGGGAATTACGCCCCTGGGACCCAAGCCAGATATTCGTCCTTTATAA
- the MSA2 gene encoding Msa2p (Putative transcriptional activator; interacts with G1-specific transcription factor MBF and G1-specific promoters; MSA2 has a paralog, MSA1, that arose from the whole genome duplication), whose protein sequence is MVYTTPQQQQRFSSTPQSSHTLIFSPIRAPSMQTPSSLDYQSPSIVVSSSSMKVHGRSSSFGKFSLSIGQNGKATILGPINVLPTDTSKMEKPVPKKKPVTSDRVEKTRILSLLKKMRNKSSTVNKKYSKVPLKSTTSLQPAATAPSPLVSNIIKPSPKKLASPRTPNANSNLNLNFTSFQIKTGFTPNLDGILLENFTSPNTTADSQGNSASNIINNNHGSANNTNQFLFNLPLQSSPRQFRSPARLIDPLPISDWNTSLLMSPPRTTNFESANNHFNSNFAQASMLRRPSLPHIDEVIPQDSNPANYSDRSDYLSVDQNANNHNGALSEQTYNNIMKSSMISLPIEKDDATMALRKLVSRE, encoded by the coding sequence ATGGTATACACAACACCGCAACAACAGCAGAGATTCAGCTCCACACCGCAATCTAGCCACACTCTTATCTTCTCGCCAATCAGAGCCCCTTCAATGCAAACGCCCTCCTCATTGGATTACCAATCACCTTCAATTGTTGTGTCATCGTCTTCAATGAAGGTTCACGGCCGGTCTTCCAGTTTCGGTAAATTTTCACTGTCTATTGGGCAAAATGGTAAGGCTACAATACTGGGGCCTATAAACGTCCTTCCCACTGATACATCGAAAATGGAGAAACCTGtaccaaagaaaaagcctGTTACTTCTGACCGTGTCGAAAAGACTCgtatattatctttgttgaaaaaaatgagaaacaAGAGCAGTACTgtcaacaaaaaatatagtAAAGTACCATTAAAGTCTACGACAAGTTTGCAACCAGCAGCTACTGCACCTTCACCACTAGTGTCCAACATCATAAAGCCGTCTCCCAAAAAGTTAGCTTCCCCAAGAACTCCGAATGCAAACTCCAATTTAAATCTAAACTTTACTTCATTTCAGATTAAAACAGGTTTCACTCCCAATCTCGATGGAATTTTACTTGAAAACTTCACGTCTCCTAACACAACCGCTGATTCACAGGGTAATTCCGCCAGTAACatcataaataataatCACGGTAGCGCAAATAATACCAaccaatttctttttaatcTACCACTTCAATCATCACCAAGGCAATTCAGGTCTCCTGCAAGATTAATAGATCCCCTTCCCATATCGGACTGGAACACCAGTCTCTTGATGTCACCCCCAAGAACGACGAATTTTGAATCTGCAAACAATCACttcaattcaaattttgcTCAAGCATCGATGTTAAGACGCCCTTCACTACCGCACATAGATGAGGTGATTCCACAGGACTCTAATCCAGCCAATTACTCAGATAGATCGGACTATCTATCTGTGGACCAGAACGCCAATAATCATAATGGTGCACTTTCAGAACAGACctataataatataatgaAATCTTCTATGATTTCGTTACCTatagaaaaagatgatGCCACAATGGCACTACGAAAACTTGTCTCCAGAGAGTAG